The following DNA comes from Methanobrevibacter ruminantium.
TTATAAATAATCATCGGATTATTTACTTAATTCTTCTGATTTTTCTTGTAATATTTTGTCCAAATCCTTCAATTGGCAGCTGAATCTACATTGTGGGAAGCCACTGCATCCAACAAATTCACCAAATCTTCCGGAACGTTTCAATAAGTCTCTTCCACATTCAGGACATTTACCAACAACTTCAGGAGCACGCCTTTTGCTTACTTCCTTTCCGCAATTTGGATCAAGACAAACATGTTCCCTTCCCTTTTGGCCTTTTCTCTTAATTGAAATCATAGGCAAACCACAGGTTGGGCAAGTGGATTTCAATATGTTTGCACCTTTAGGAAGTGAGTAAGTGTTTCTGCATTGAGGGAAATTTGAACATCCAATAAATGTTTGCTTATTCCTTCTTGAATACTTCTTAAGCAACTTGCCTCCACAGGAACATTCACCAACGACATTGGATTCTTGATAGGATTCATAAAGCTTTGAACCAATTTCCTTTTGGTTGTTATTAATATCCTTGAGAATTGATCTAACTTCCTTTTCACCATTTGCAAGAATTTCCTCTTTTGTAATCTTATCAGCAGATAAGCAATCGAGTTCCCTTTCAAATTCACGGGTCAACTCTTCGCTTGTTAAGTTCTTACAGTATTGCTTCAATGTATCAATGATATGAACACCTAATGGCTTAACTTCAATCTTTTTGCCATCAATATATTTCCTATCATAGAGTTTTGCAATGATGTCTGCACGGGTAGCCTTTGTACCAAGCTCTCTTTTCTCCAATTCCTTGATGAGAGAAGCTTCATTGTATCTTGCAGGAGGCTTTGTTTCCTTCTCCTCTGAAATGATTTCATGAATCTTTAGGAAATCTCCTTTTTTAAGTGGAGGGAACTCATCAGCTTCCTGTTTCTTGAATGGATAATGCTTTAGCCATCCTTCATGAGAAACCCTTTTTCTTGAAAATACAAATTCCTCATTGTTAACATTCAAGTCAACTTTCATGGTTTCCAATTTGGAATCCTCACTGAAGACGCTTATGAACCTATAAACAATCAAGCGATAGATCTTTTCCTCATCTGGAGATAAGTTAGATGGCAATACGCCAGTTGGGTGAATAGCTGGGTGTGCTGCATCCTCTTTCTTACCTTCATTTGGCTTTAATTTTGCAGGCAAGTCAGCAATATGTTTTCTAAACTCTTCATCCTTAAGAAGACCTGCAAAAATCTCTTTAAATCCTAATGATTCAGGGAGCTTTTGGGATGAGGTACGTGGATAGGAAGTGTATCCTCCAACATATAGGTTCTGAGCTGCAACTTGAGTCCTTTTAGGAGAAAATCCAAATACTGTGTGTGCTTCAGATTGCAAACCACCTAAATTGAATGGAATAGGAGGTTTTCTGATTGTTTCCTTAACATTTACAGTAGTTACAGTTGCATCAGCACCTTGACATTCATCAAATATCCTTTTAGCCCTTTCCTCATCAAAGATCTTATCCTCAACATGATTTGCTATAATGTCAAAATCCGATTTGGCCTTGATTTGCCAGTAAGGTTGTGGAATGAATGACTGTATCTCCTTTTCCCTATCCACTAAAATGGATAAAGTAGGAGTCTGAACACGTCCTGCAGATAAGCTTATGCGTCTTGAAGAGGAAGATCTAACAGCTTTCATTAAAGCTGAAGAGATGTTCATACCAAAGTAGTAGTCTAGCATATGCCTTGCAATACCGCTATCCACTTGGTGTAAGTCAATGTCAATCATATGGTCATATGCATCAACAATGTCCTTTTTGGTCAATGTTGAAAATTTCATACGGGATGCTTTCGCTTCAGCATTGTTACCGCAAGCATATTTCAATGCATTATAACCAATCAATGTTCCTTCTACGTCGTAATCGCAAGCATGAACAAATTTATCTGCATCTTTAGAGAGCTTTTTAATAGCGTAAACATAATCCCTAACATATCCGCTGTTCTTTTCAACTTCATATGCTGGAACCCATTTTAAATCAAAACCTAACCTGTCTCTTGAAGTAGCGGATGTCAAAGAGTAAAGGTGACCTACTGCAGACAAAACAGTGGTCCTTTTGCCATTTTCCTCAAATTCCCAATAGCTTACCTTCCTACCATATTTTTTCTTTTGGGCTTTTGAAGAGAGAGCCTTTGCTATCTTCTCAGCAGATTTTGGTTTTTCTGAAATAATCACTTCATGCATGTTATCACATAATAAATAAAAATTGAATATAAATTAATAATAAAATTGTTTAAAGCTTTTTCAAATATCAAAAAAGCATATGAAAAATAGAATTCTATAAAATAATTTTATAAAATCTAACGAAATAAATTGAAAAATTCATTTACAAATTATTCAAAATCATAAATACTTTATACATAACCATTATATTTAATATTTTCGTTTTTGAACAATTCAAATTTCAGGACTATTATAGTATTAAAATGAAGAATAAAATTAAAATAAATGTGAAAATTAAAAAATAATTAGTAATTTTAATTAAAATTATATTTAATTAATAAATTGTAAAATAATAAGGAAATAAACAAAAATTATTTCTTATCCATCAAATCCTCTTTATAAAAACCATAGAAATTGCTGCAGTATCCACACATTGGATATTTTCCATAGTGATAATGAGCACCTTCATCACTGTTCATGTCAAATTCCTTTCCACAGGTGTAGCAAACTTCTATTTTTTCTTCCTTTTTATCATTATTTTCATTTTCTGCCATTGTATCCCCACAATATTATTTATAAAATTTCCATCACAATTATAATAAAATTAGATTTAACTATTATATAAATTTACTTAACTATTATATGTCTATTATATTTCTATTAAATCTATTAAAGAATCAGCATGAAAATAACTATAATAAATAAGCTCAAATGAAAAATAAACAAAATAAGAATTAAAATAAACTAAAATAAAAATTAGAATAAAATAAATTAAAATAAAATAATAAAAAAAGTAAATTAAAAAAAATATAAAATAAAC
Coding sequences within:
- the topA gene encoding DNA topoisomerase I, with translation MHEVIISEKPKSAEKIAKALSSKAQKKKYGRKVSYWEFEENGKRTTVLSAVGHLYSLTSATSRDRLGFDLKWVPAYEVEKNSGYVRDYVYAIKKLSKDADKFVHACDYDVEGTLIGYNALKYACGNNAEAKASRMKFSTLTKKDIVDAYDHMIDIDLHQVDSGIARHMLDYYFGMNISSALMKAVRSSSSRRISLSAGRVQTPTLSILVDREKEIQSFIPQPYWQIKAKSDFDIIANHVEDKIFDEERAKRIFDECQGADATVTTVNVKETIRKPPIPFNLGGLQSEAHTVFGFSPKRTQVAAQNLYVGGYTSYPRTSSQKLPESLGFKEIFAGLLKDEEFRKHIADLPAKLKPNEGKKEDAAHPAIHPTGVLPSNLSPDEEKIYRLIVYRFISVFSEDSKLETMKVDLNVNNEEFVFSRKRVSHEGWLKHYPFKKQEADEFPPLKKGDFLKIHEIISEEKETKPPARYNEASLIKELEKRELGTKATRADIIAKLYDRKYIDGKKIEVKPLGVHIIDTLKQYCKNLTSEELTREFERELDCLSADKITKEEILANGEKEVRSILKDINNNQKEIGSKLYESYQESNVVGECSCGGKLLKKYSRRNKQTFIGCSNFPQCRNTYSLPKGANILKSTCPTCGLPMISIKRKGQKGREHVCLDPNCGKEVSKRRAPEVVGKCPECGRDLLKRSGRFGEFVGCSGFPQCRFSCQLKDLDKILQEKSEELSK